Proteins from one Triticum aestivum cultivar Chinese Spring chromosome 7A, IWGSC CS RefSeq v2.1, whole genome shotgun sequence genomic window:
- the LOC123149377 gene encoding D-3-phosphoglycerate dehydrogenase 3, chloroplastic: MALATPLRHLLAAQPEPAAGAAPSLALTQPGRAFPPHRGVRFRARHAAAPLSSPPARAAGVAARAAGGGRPTVLVTEKLGAAGLELLRAFANVDCAYELTAEELRAKVSLVDALVVRSATRVTREVFEAARGRLRVVGRAGVGIDNVDLQAATEAGCLVVNAPTANTVAAAEHAVALLAAMARNVAQADASLKTGKWQRSKYVGVSLVGKTIAIMGFGKVGSEVARRAKGLGMDVIAHDPYAPVDRARAIGVDLVSFDDAISTADFISLHMPLTPSTTKIFNDETFAKMTKGVRLINVARGGVVDEEALLRALDNGTVAQAALDVFFEEPPPKDSKLVHHENVTVTPHLGASTTEAQEGVALEIAEAVIGALKGELAATAVNAPMVSAEILAELSPYVILAEKLGRLAVQLVAGGSGIKAVKVVYSSARDPDDLDTRILRAMVTKGIVEPISSAFVNIVNADYVAKQRGLRIIEEQILLDGSPEVPINSIQVQLANVESKFAGALSDDGDIRVEGKVKDGTPHLTLVGPFSVDVSLEGNLLLCRQVDQPGIIGKVGSILGTMNLNVNFMSVGRIAPGKQAIMAIGIDEEPDKEALKLIGETPSVQEFVFLKL; the protein is encoded by the exons ATGGCATTGGCGACGCCGCTCCGCCACCTCCTCGCCGCGCAGCCCGAGCCCGCCGCCGGAGCGGCGCCGTCCTTGGCCCTGACGCAGCCAGGACGCGCCTTCCCACCCCACCGTGGCGTCCGCTTCCGCGCCAGGCACGCGGCGGCGCCCTTATCGTCGCCACCTGCCAGGGCCGCCGGGgtcgcggcgagggcggcgggcggGGGGCGGCCGACGGTGCTGGTCACGGAGAAGCTGGGGGCGGCGGGGCTGGAGCTGCTGCGGGCGTTCGCCAACGTGGACTGCGCGTACGAGCTGACGGCGGAGGAGCTGCGCGCCAAGGTGTCGCTGGTGGACGCGCTGGTGGTGCGCAGCGCCACGCGGGTGACCCGGGAGGTCTTCGAGGCGGCGCGCGGGCGGCTGCGCGTCGTGGGCCGCGCCGGCGTCGGCATCGACAACGTCGACCTCCAGGCCGCCACGGAGGCCGGCTGCCTCGTCGTCAACGCGCCCACCGCcaacaccgtcgccgccgccgagcacGCCGTCGCGCTGCTCGCCGCCATGGCCCGCAATGTCGCCCAGGCCGACGCCTCCCTCAAGACCG GCAAATGGCAGCGTAGCAAATATGTCGGCGTTTCCTTGGTTGGAAAGACAATAGCTATTATGGGCTTCGGGAAGGTTGGTTCAGAGGTTGCTCGACGCGCGAAAGGACTTGGAATGGATGTCATTGCTCATGACCCATATGCCCCCGTCGATAGAGCCCGAGCTATCGGTGTAGATCTCGTATCATTCGATGACGCCATCTCCACTGCAGACTTCATATCACTGCATATGCCTCTAACACCATCAACAACAAAAATTTTCAACGACGAGACTTTTGCAAAAATGACGAAAGGAGTAAGGCTTATCAATGTTGCGAGGGGTggagtggttgatgaagaagcattGCTGAGAGCACTTGATAATGGGACTGTTGCACAG GCAGCACTCGACGTGTTCTTTGAAGAGCCACCGCCGAAAGACAGCAAGTTAGTACACCATGAAAATGTCACAGTGACACCGCACCTTGGAGCTAGCACAACAGAAGCACAG GAAGGCGTTGCCCTTGAAATCGCAGAGGCTGTTATCGGTGCACTGAAAGGTGAACTGGCTGCCACTGCTGTCAATGCCCCAATGGTCTCTGCTGAG ATTTTAGCCGAGTTATCCCCATATGTCATCCTTGCTGAGAAGCTGGGACGTCTTGCCGTGCAACTCGTGGCTGGTGGCAGTGGGATCAAGGCAGTCAAGGTCGTCTACTCATCGGCTAGAGACCCGGATGACTTGGACACAAGAATTCTCCGCGCCATGGTCACGAAAGGCATCGTCGAACCCATTTCAAGTGCATTTGTCAACATTGTCAATGCTGACTACGTCGCCAAGCAACGAGGGCTCCGCATAATCGAGGAGCAGATTCTCCTCGATGGCTCCCCTGAGGTCCCTATAAACTCCATCCAGGTCCAGCTTGCCAATGTGGAGTCCAAGTTCGCCGGCGCGCTGTCCGACGACGGTGACATCAGGGTGGAGGGGAAGGTTAAGGATGGCACACCGCATCTCACGCTCGTCGGCCCTTTCAGCGTCGACGTCAGCCTTGAGGGCAACTTGTTGCTGTGCCGGCAGGTCGACCAGCCGGGCATCATCGGCAAGGTGGGATCGATTCTCGGGACGATGAACCTGAATGTCAACTTTATGAGCGTTGGCAGGATTGCTCCAGGGAAGCAGGCCATCATGGCCATTGGGATTGATGAGGAGCCTGATAAGGAAGCTCTCAAGTTGATCGGGGAGACGCCCTCGGTACAGGAGTTTGTCTTTCTAAAGCTTTAG